Proteins from a genomic interval of Eretmochelys imbricata isolate rEreImb1 unplaced genomic scaffold, rEreImb1.hap1 Scaffold_43, whole genome shotgun sequence:
- the IPO4 gene encoding importin-4 isoform X5 has protein sequence MEPGGLGRVLSDLLQPDNALIQQATAQLREAFRHPEVLPQLCQLLAGAPDPQIRQLAAVLLRRRLTKHWRKLNPEEQDRLKSLVLGALQQEAEHQVSVALAQLAALLLRHQGLERWPQLLQLIQQGVRGPDPHLRQISLLVLSSALESDPEAFAPHYSALLRLFHSALGQHGQPGALYYCLRGLAAMAAGLGADHLNLMHSLVPKIISAVRQLISINEVHASEAMEVFDELMESEVSVIVQHLSDVVGFCLEVASSRVLGDALRVKALSTLSFLIKLRGKAMLKQRLLPPVLDALFPILSAEPPLGQLDAEDQECEDEGDEAQTPKHMAAQVIDMLALHLPPEKLFPQLMPHLEPALQSPRPYERKAGLMVLAVLAEGCGDHIRTRHLQSLLGVICRALADESLVVRSAALFALGQFSENLQPDIAAYAGEVLPLLLSYLGGVEPVRGGHLAKAYYALENFVESLGAGIEPFLPVLMEQTLGTLRSPGGPRPKELAISALGAIASAAQRAMGLYLPHVLEQLRRFLPPAAPQEQRPLQCQAVETLGALVRALGREAVGPLAEESCQLGLGLAEGQDDPDLRRCTYSLFAALSCAMGDDLAPHLPRITTLLLYSLKSTEGLVPPAGDTSSFLLFEDEEAEVEGEEDLDGEDDEEEEEELFGLSVESAYVDEKEDACAALGEIAANASVAFLPHLESCVPEVFQLLERCSGCWAWRCRPWCGACTGSGSGWWPWRCWRRWARCSPPASRRRCGAQGAWPSSAGPFAPCWRGRQPARMMAWMRKMRRMKSRRSTMPCCWSTRGRGSLLWPRPQGATPSPRISPASCPCCSTKWCSPPCSAPCPSRRISRKIKPFSAASVSCTRTPPSRCCSRWGRWCGPAAPSWGLTISQQTPRSPFCRCCGISPTAAPRSSRRPCWPCPPTPAPRSVGPSAQHEGHGPSLVK, from the exons atggaGCCCGGCGGGCTGGGCCGGGTCCTCTCCGACCTGCTGCAGCCCGACAACGCCTTGATCCAGCAG GCCACGGCCCAGCTGCGTGAGGCCTTCAGACACCCCGaggtgctgccccagctctgccagctgctGGCAGGGGCCCCGGACCCCCAG atCCGGCAGCTGGCAGCTGTGCTCCTTCGCCGGCGTCTCACCAAGCACTGGCGGAAGCTGAACCCTGAGGAGCAGGACAG GCTGAAGAGCTTGGTGCTGGGAGCCCTGCAGCAGGAAGCAGA GCACCAGGTCTCGGTGGCCCTGGCCCAGCTGGCTGCGCTGCTCCTGCGGCACCAGGGGCTGGAGCGCtggccccagctcctgcagctcaTCCAGCAGGGGGTGCGCGGCCCTGACCCACACCTCCGCCAG aTCTCGCTGCTGGTGCTGAGCTCGGCGCTGGAGTCGGACCCTGAGGCCTTCGCCCCCCACTACTCTGCCCTGCTGCGTCTCttccacagtgccctgggccagCACGGCCAGCCGGGGGCGCTCTACTACTGCCTGCGGGGGCTGGCAGCCATGGCCGCCGGGCTGGGCGCCGACCACCTG AATCTCATGCACTCCCTGGTCCCGAAGATTATCTCAGCTGTCAGGCAGCTGATTTCCATTAACGAG GTGCACGCCAGCGAGGCCATGGAGGTCTTTGATGAGCTGATGGAGAGCGAGGTCTCCGTCATCGTCCAGCACCTCTCCGACGTTGTCGGCTTCTGCCTGGAG GTGGCGTCGAGCCGAGTGCTGGGGGATGCACTCCGGGTGAAGGCACTTTCCACCCTCAGCTTCCTCATCAAACTGCGGGGCAAG gccaTGCTGAAGCAGCGGCTGCTGCCCCCCGTGCTGGACGCCCTGTTTCCCATCCTGAGTGCGGAGCCCCCCCTGGGGCAGCTGGATGCCGAGGACCAGGAGTGTGAGGACGAGGGGGATGAGGCCCAGACCCCCAAACACATGGCTGCCCAG GTGATTGACATGCTGGCCCTGCACCTGCCCCCTGAAAAACTCTTCCCCCAGCTG ATGCCGcacctggagccggccctgcagaGCCCCCGGCCCTACGAGCGCAAGGCCGGGCTCATGGTGCTGGCGGTGCTGGCCGAGGGCTGCGGGGATCACATCCGCACCAG GCACCTACAGTCCCTGCTGGGGGTGATTTGCCGGGCGCTGGCCGACGAGAGCCTAGTGGTGCGGAGTGCAGCCCTCTTCGCCCTGGGGCAGTTCTCGGAGAACCTGCAG cccgacATCGCGGCCTACGCTGGGGAGgttctgccactgctgctgtccTACCTGGGGGGGGTGGAGCCGGTGCGGGGGGGCCACCTGGCCAAGGCCTACTACGCCCTGGAGAACTTCGTGGAGAGCCTTG GGGCCGGGATCGAGCCATTCCTGCCAGTGCTGATGGAGCAGACGCTGGGGACCCTGCGCTCCCCGGGGGGGCCCCGCCCCAAGGAGCTGGCCATCAGCGCGCTGGGGGCCATCG CCTCGGCCGCCCAGCGCGCCATGGGGCTGTATCTGCCCCACGTCCTGGAGCAGCTTCGCCGCTTcttgccccccgccgccccccaggAGCAACGCCCCCTGCAGTGCCAGGCCGTGG agaCGCTGGGGGCACTGGTGCGGGCCCTGGGGCGCGAGGCCGTGGGACCCCTGGCGGAGGAGAGCTGccagctggggctgggcctggccgaGGGGCAGGACGACCCCGACCTACGGCGTTGCAC GTACAGTCTCTTCGCCGCGCTCTCCTGTGCCATGGGGGACGACCtggccccccacctgccccggaTCACCACCCTGCTTCTCTACTCCCTCAAATCCACCGAGGGCCTCGTG ccccccgccggGGACACCAGCTCCTTCCTGCTGTTCGAGGACGAGGAGGCCgaggtggagggggaggaagatCTGGACGGGGAGGacgacgaggaggaggaggaagagctgtTCGG actgaGCGTGGAAAGCGCCTACGTGGACGAGAAGGAAGACGCTTGCGCCGCCCTGGGGGAGATTGCAGCAAACGCCAG CGTCGCCTTCCTGCCCCACCTGGAGAGCTGCGTCCCGGAGGTCTTCCAGCTGCTGGAG cgCTGCAGCGGCTGCTGGGCCTGGCGCTGCCGGCCATGGTGCGGGGCGTGCACCGGGAGCGGGAGCGGCTGGTGGCCATGGCGGTGCTGGAGGCGCTGGGCGCGGTGCTCACCGcctgccagcaggaggcgctgcggaGCCCAGGGCGCCTGGCCGAGCTCTGCGGGGCCCTTCGCGCCGTGCTGGAGAGGAAG acagcCTGCCAGGATGATGGcttggatgaggaagatgaggaggatgaAGAGCAG gCGGAGTACGATGCCATGCTGCTGGAGTACGCGGGGGAGGGGATCCCTGCTCTGGCCACGGCCGCAGGGGGCGACACCTTCGCCCCGTATTTCGCCGgcttcctgcccctgctgctcAACAAAATG GTGTTCCCCGCCCTGCTCCGCTCCCTGCCCCTCACGGAGGATTTCGAGGAAAATAAAACCGTTTTCCGCTGCATCAGTTTCCTGTACGAGAACGCCCCCCAGCAG gtgcTGCAGCAGGTGGGGGAGGTGGTGCGGGCCAGCAGCACCGTCCTGGGGACTGACCATCTCCCAGCAG acGCCCAGGTCTCCCTTCTGTCGTTGCTGCGGCATCTCTCCGACCGCTGCCCCACGGAGTTCCAGGCGGCCCTGCTGGCCTTGCCCCCCAACGCCGGCGCCCAGATCCGTGGGGCCCTCAGCTCAGCATGAG GGACACGGCCCCTCCTTGGTCAAGTGA
- the IPO4 gene encoding importin-4 isoform X1, which yields MEPGGLGRVLSDLLQPDNALIQQATAQLREAFRHPEVLPQLCQLLAGAPDPQIRQLAAVLLRRRLTKHWRKLNPEEQDRLKSLVLGALQQEAEHQVSVALAQLAALLLRHQGLERWPQLLQLIQQGVRGPDPHLRQISLLVLSSALESDPEAFAPHYSALLRLFHSALGQHGQPGALYYCLRGLAAMAAGLGADHLNLMHSLVPKIISAVRQLISINEVHASEAMEVFDELMESEVSVIVQHLSDVVGFCLEVASSRVLGDALRVKALSTLSFLIKLRGKAMLKQRLLPPVLDALFPILSAEPPLGQLDAEDQECEDEGDEAQTPKHMAAQVIDMLALHLPPEKLFPQLMPHLEPALQSPRPYERKAGLMVLAVLAEGCGDHIRTRHLQSLLGVICRALADESLVVRSAALFALGQFSENLQPDIAAYAGEVLPLLLSYLGGVEPVRGGHLAKAYYALENFVESLGAGIEPFLPVLMEQTLGTLRSPGGPRPKELAISALGAIASAAQRAMGLYLPHVLEQLRRFLPPAAPQEQRPLQCQAVETLGALVRALGREAVGPLAEESCQLGLGLAEGQDDPDLRRCTYSLFAALSCAMGDDLAPHLPRITTLLLYSLKSTEGLVPPAGDTSSFLLFEDEEAEVEGEEDLDGEDDEEEEEELFGLSVESAYVDEKEDACAALGEIAANASVAFLPHLESCVPEVFQLLEFPHLGVRKAAYEALGQFCIALHRVCERDPSEPHAAALQRLLGLALPAMVRGVHRERERLVAMAVLEALGAVLTACQQEALRSPGRLAELCGALRAVLERKTACQDDGLDEEDEEDEEQAEYDAMLLEYAGEGIPALATAAGGDTFAPYFAGFLPLLLNKMKPSCSVAERSFAVGTLAETLGGLGRATAPFVPRLLPAFLRAARDPDPEVRSNGIFALGVLAEHGGEALLPHYPKILALLAGGSTQESSARVRDNVCGAVARMVLSQPQALPLSQVFPALLRSLPLTEDFEENKTVFRCISFLYENAPQQVLQQVGEVVRASSTVLGTDHLPADAQVSLLSLLRHLSDRCPTEFQAALLALPPNAGAQIRGALSSA from the exons atggaGCCCGGCGGGCTGGGCCGGGTCCTCTCCGACCTGCTGCAGCCCGACAACGCCTTGATCCAGCAG GCCACGGCCCAGCTGCGTGAGGCCTTCAGACACCCCGaggtgctgccccagctctgccagctgctGGCAGGGGCCCCGGACCCCCAG atCCGGCAGCTGGCAGCTGTGCTCCTTCGCCGGCGTCTCACCAAGCACTGGCGGAAGCTGAACCCTGAGGAGCAGGACAG GCTGAAGAGCTTGGTGCTGGGAGCCCTGCAGCAGGAAGCAGA GCACCAGGTCTCGGTGGCCCTGGCCCAGCTGGCTGCGCTGCTCCTGCGGCACCAGGGGCTGGAGCGCtggccccagctcctgcagctcaTCCAGCAGGGGGTGCGCGGCCCTGACCCACACCTCCGCCAG aTCTCGCTGCTGGTGCTGAGCTCGGCGCTGGAGTCGGACCCTGAGGCCTTCGCCCCCCACTACTCTGCCCTGCTGCGTCTCttccacagtgccctgggccagCACGGCCAGCCGGGGGCGCTCTACTACTGCCTGCGGGGGCTGGCAGCCATGGCCGCCGGGCTGGGCGCCGACCACCTG AATCTCATGCACTCCCTGGTCCCGAAGATTATCTCAGCTGTCAGGCAGCTGATTTCCATTAACGAG GTGCACGCCAGCGAGGCCATGGAGGTCTTTGATGAGCTGATGGAGAGCGAGGTCTCCGTCATCGTCCAGCACCTCTCCGACGTTGTCGGCTTCTGCCTGGAG GTGGCGTCGAGCCGAGTGCTGGGGGATGCACTCCGGGTGAAGGCACTTTCCACCCTCAGCTTCCTCATCAAACTGCGGGGCAAG gccaTGCTGAAGCAGCGGCTGCTGCCCCCCGTGCTGGACGCCCTGTTTCCCATCCTGAGTGCGGAGCCCCCCCTGGGGCAGCTGGATGCCGAGGACCAGGAGTGTGAGGACGAGGGGGATGAGGCCCAGACCCCCAAACACATGGCTGCCCAG GTGATTGACATGCTGGCCCTGCACCTGCCCCCTGAAAAACTCTTCCCCCAGCTG ATGCCGcacctggagccggccctgcagaGCCCCCGGCCCTACGAGCGCAAGGCCGGGCTCATGGTGCTGGCGGTGCTGGCCGAGGGCTGCGGGGATCACATCCGCACCAG GCACCTACAGTCCCTGCTGGGGGTGATTTGCCGGGCGCTGGCCGACGAGAGCCTAGTGGTGCGGAGTGCAGCCCTCTTCGCCCTGGGGCAGTTCTCGGAGAACCTGCAG cccgacATCGCGGCCTACGCTGGGGAGgttctgccactgctgctgtccTACCTGGGGGGGGTGGAGCCGGTGCGGGGGGGCCACCTGGCCAAGGCCTACTACGCCCTGGAGAACTTCGTGGAGAGCCTTG GGGCCGGGATCGAGCCATTCCTGCCAGTGCTGATGGAGCAGACGCTGGGGACCCTGCGCTCCCCGGGGGGGCCCCGCCCCAAGGAGCTGGCCATCAGCGCGCTGGGGGCCATCG CCTCGGCCGCCCAGCGCGCCATGGGGCTGTATCTGCCCCACGTCCTGGAGCAGCTTCGCCGCTTcttgccccccgccgccccccaggAGCAACGCCCCCTGCAGTGCCAGGCCGTGG agaCGCTGGGGGCACTGGTGCGGGCCCTGGGGCGCGAGGCCGTGGGACCCCTGGCGGAGGAGAGCTGccagctggggctgggcctggccgaGGGGCAGGACGACCCCGACCTACGGCGTTGCAC GTACAGTCTCTTCGCCGCGCTCTCCTGTGCCATGGGGGACGACCtggccccccacctgccccggaTCACCACCCTGCTTCTCTACTCCCTCAAATCCACCGAGGGCCTCGTG ccccccgccggGGACACCAGCTCCTTCCTGCTGTTCGAGGACGAGGAGGCCgaggtggagggggaggaagatCTGGACGGGGAGGacgacgaggaggaggaggaagagctgtTCGG actgaGCGTGGAAAGCGCCTACGTGGACGAGAAGGAAGACGCTTGCGCCGCCCTGGGGGAGATTGCAGCAAACGCCAG CGTCGCCTTCCTGCCCCACCTGGAGAGCTGCGTCCCGGAGGTCTTCCAGCTGCTGGAG ttccCTCATCTGGGGGTCCGGAAAGCCGCCTATGAAGCCCTGGGCCAGTTCTGCATTGCGCTGCATCGGGTCTGCGAGCGGGATCCCTCTGAGCCCCACGCTGCCG cgCTGCAGCGGCTGCTGGGCCTGGCGCTGCCGGCCATGGTGCGGGGCGTGCACCGGGAGCGGGAGCGGCTGGTGGCCATGGCGGTGCTGGAGGCGCTGGGCGCGGTGCTCACCGcctgccagcaggaggcgctgcggaGCCCAGGGCGCCTGGCCGAGCTCTGCGGGGCCCTTCGCGCCGTGCTGGAGAGGAAG acagcCTGCCAGGATGATGGcttggatgaggaagatgaggaggatgaAGAGCAG gCGGAGTACGATGCCATGCTGCTGGAGTACGCGGGGGAGGGGATCCCTGCTCTGGCCACGGCCGCAGGGGGCGACACCTTCGCCCCGTATTTCGCCGgcttcctgcccctgctgctcAACAAAATG AAGCCCAGCTGCTCGGTGGCAGAGCGCTCCTTCGCTGTGGGGACGCTGGCGGAGAccctgggggggctgggccgggccacGGCCCCCTTCGTGCCCCGGCTCCTGCCCGCCTTCCTGCGGGCTGCCCGGGACCCCGACCCCGAGGTGCGGAGCAACGGCATCTTCGCACTGGGAGTGCTGGCCGAGCACGGCGGGGAGGCCCTGCTCCC ACACTACCCCAAGATCCTGGCCCTGCTGGCGGGGGGCAGCACCCAGGAGTCGAGCGCCCGTGTGCGGGACAACGTCTGTGGGGCCGTCGCCCGCATGGTCCTgagccagccccaggccctgcccctcagcCAG GTGTTCCCCGCCCTGCTCCGCTCCCTGCCCCTCACGGAGGATTTCGAGGAAAATAAAACCGTTTTCCGCTGCATCAGTTTCCTGTACGAGAACGCCCCCCAGCAG gtgcTGCAGCAGGTGGGGGAGGTGGTGCGGGCCAGCAGCACCGTCCTGGGGACTGACCATCTCCCAGCAG acGCCCAGGTCTCCCTTCTGTCGTTGCTGCGGCATCTCTCCGACCGCTGCCCCACGGAGTTCCAGGCGGCCCTGCTGGCCTTGCCCCCCAACGCCGGCGCCCAGATCCGTGGGGCCCTCAGCTCAGCATGA
- the IPO4 gene encoding importin-4 isoform X2 — MEPGGLGRVLSDLLQPDNALIQQATAQLREAFRHPEVLPQLCQLLAGAPDPQIRQLAAVLLRRRLTKHWRKLNPEEQDRLKSLVLGALQQEAEHQVSVALAQLAALLLRHQGLERWPQLLQLIQQGVRGPDPHLRQISLLVLSSALESDPEAFAPHYSALLRLFHSALGQHGQPGALYYCLRGLAAMAAGLGADHLNLMHSLVPKIISAVRQLISINEVHASEAMEVFDELMESEVSVIVQHLSDVVGFCLEVASSRVLGDALRVKALSTLSFLIKLRGKAMLKQRLLPPVLDALFPILSAEPPLGQLDAEDQECEDEGDEAQTPKHMAAQVIDMLALHLPPEKLFPQLMPHLEPALQSPRPYERKAGLMVLAVLAEGCGDHIRTRHLQSLLGVICRALADESLVVRSAALFALGQFSENLQPDIAAYAGEVLPLLLSYLGGVEPVRGGHLAKAYYALENFVESLGAGIEPFLPVLMEQTLGTLRSPGGPRPKELAISALGAIASAAQRAMGLYLPHVLEQLRRFLPPAAPQEQRPLQCQAVETLGALVRALGREAVGPLAEESCQLGLGLAEGQDDPDLRRCTYSLFAALSCAMGDDLAPHLPRITTLLLYSLKSTEGLVPPAGDTSSFLLFEDEEAEVEGEEDLDGEDDEEEEEELFGLSVESAYVDEKEDACAALGEIAANASVAFLPHLESCVPEVFQLLERCSGCWAWRCRPWCGACTGSGSGWWPWRCWRRWARCSPPASRRRCGAQGAWPSSAGPFAPCWRGRQPARMMAWMRKMRRMKSRRSTMPCCWSTRGRGSLLWPRPQGATPSPRISPASCPCCSTKWHPGPLTVPQKPSCSVAERSFAVGTLAETLGGLGRATAPFVPRLLPAFLRAARDPDPEVRSNGIFALGVLAEHGGEALLPHYPKILALLAGGSTQESSARVRDNVCGAVARMVLSQPQALPLSQVFPALLRSLPLTEDFEENKTVFRCISFLYENAPQQVLQQVGEVVRASSTVLGTDHLPADAQVSLLSLLRHLSDRCPTEFQAALLALPPNAGAQIRGALSSA; from the exons atggaGCCCGGCGGGCTGGGCCGGGTCCTCTCCGACCTGCTGCAGCCCGACAACGCCTTGATCCAGCAG GCCACGGCCCAGCTGCGTGAGGCCTTCAGACACCCCGaggtgctgccccagctctgccagctgctGGCAGGGGCCCCGGACCCCCAG atCCGGCAGCTGGCAGCTGTGCTCCTTCGCCGGCGTCTCACCAAGCACTGGCGGAAGCTGAACCCTGAGGAGCAGGACAG GCTGAAGAGCTTGGTGCTGGGAGCCCTGCAGCAGGAAGCAGA GCACCAGGTCTCGGTGGCCCTGGCCCAGCTGGCTGCGCTGCTCCTGCGGCACCAGGGGCTGGAGCGCtggccccagctcctgcagctcaTCCAGCAGGGGGTGCGCGGCCCTGACCCACACCTCCGCCAG aTCTCGCTGCTGGTGCTGAGCTCGGCGCTGGAGTCGGACCCTGAGGCCTTCGCCCCCCACTACTCTGCCCTGCTGCGTCTCttccacagtgccctgggccagCACGGCCAGCCGGGGGCGCTCTACTACTGCCTGCGGGGGCTGGCAGCCATGGCCGCCGGGCTGGGCGCCGACCACCTG AATCTCATGCACTCCCTGGTCCCGAAGATTATCTCAGCTGTCAGGCAGCTGATTTCCATTAACGAG GTGCACGCCAGCGAGGCCATGGAGGTCTTTGATGAGCTGATGGAGAGCGAGGTCTCCGTCATCGTCCAGCACCTCTCCGACGTTGTCGGCTTCTGCCTGGAG GTGGCGTCGAGCCGAGTGCTGGGGGATGCACTCCGGGTGAAGGCACTTTCCACCCTCAGCTTCCTCATCAAACTGCGGGGCAAG gccaTGCTGAAGCAGCGGCTGCTGCCCCCCGTGCTGGACGCCCTGTTTCCCATCCTGAGTGCGGAGCCCCCCCTGGGGCAGCTGGATGCCGAGGACCAGGAGTGTGAGGACGAGGGGGATGAGGCCCAGACCCCCAAACACATGGCTGCCCAG GTGATTGACATGCTGGCCCTGCACCTGCCCCCTGAAAAACTCTTCCCCCAGCTG ATGCCGcacctggagccggccctgcagaGCCCCCGGCCCTACGAGCGCAAGGCCGGGCTCATGGTGCTGGCGGTGCTGGCCGAGGGCTGCGGGGATCACATCCGCACCAG GCACCTACAGTCCCTGCTGGGGGTGATTTGCCGGGCGCTGGCCGACGAGAGCCTAGTGGTGCGGAGTGCAGCCCTCTTCGCCCTGGGGCAGTTCTCGGAGAACCTGCAG cccgacATCGCGGCCTACGCTGGGGAGgttctgccactgctgctgtccTACCTGGGGGGGGTGGAGCCGGTGCGGGGGGGCCACCTGGCCAAGGCCTACTACGCCCTGGAGAACTTCGTGGAGAGCCTTG GGGCCGGGATCGAGCCATTCCTGCCAGTGCTGATGGAGCAGACGCTGGGGACCCTGCGCTCCCCGGGGGGGCCCCGCCCCAAGGAGCTGGCCATCAGCGCGCTGGGGGCCATCG CCTCGGCCGCCCAGCGCGCCATGGGGCTGTATCTGCCCCACGTCCTGGAGCAGCTTCGCCGCTTcttgccccccgccgccccccaggAGCAACGCCCCCTGCAGTGCCAGGCCGTGG agaCGCTGGGGGCACTGGTGCGGGCCCTGGGGCGCGAGGCCGTGGGACCCCTGGCGGAGGAGAGCTGccagctggggctgggcctggccgaGGGGCAGGACGACCCCGACCTACGGCGTTGCAC GTACAGTCTCTTCGCCGCGCTCTCCTGTGCCATGGGGGACGACCtggccccccacctgccccggaTCACCACCCTGCTTCTCTACTCCCTCAAATCCACCGAGGGCCTCGTG ccccccgccggGGACACCAGCTCCTTCCTGCTGTTCGAGGACGAGGAGGCCgaggtggagggggaggaagatCTGGACGGGGAGGacgacgaggaggaggaggaagagctgtTCGG actgaGCGTGGAAAGCGCCTACGTGGACGAGAAGGAAGACGCTTGCGCCGCCCTGGGGGAGATTGCAGCAAACGCCAG CGTCGCCTTCCTGCCCCACCTGGAGAGCTGCGTCCCGGAGGTCTTCCAGCTGCTGGAG cgCTGCAGCGGCTGCTGGGCCTGGCGCTGCCGGCCATGGTGCGGGGCGTGCACCGGGAGCGGGAGCGGCTGGTGGCCATGGCGGTGCTGGAGGCGCTGGGCGCGGTGCTCACCGcctgccagcaggaggcgctgcggaGCCCAGGGCGCCTGGCCGAGCTCTGCGGGGCCCTTCGCGCCGTGCTGGAGAGGAAG acagcCTGCCAGGATGATGGcttggatgaggaagatgaggaggatgaAGAGCAG gCGGAGTACGATGCCATGCTGCTGGAGTACGCGGGGGAGGGGATCCCTGCTCTGGCCACGGCCGCAGGGGGCGACACCTTCGCCCCGTATTTCGCCGgcttcctgcccctgctgctcAACAAAATG gcatccgggccCCCTCACTGTCCCCCAGAAGCCCAGCTGCTCGGTGGCAGAGCGCTCCTTCGCTGTGGGGACGCTGGCGGAGAccctgggggggctgggccgggccacGGCCCCCTTCGTGCCCCGGCTCCTGCCCGCCTTCCTGCGGGCTGCCCGGGACCCCGACCCCGAGGTGCGGAGCAACGGCATCTTCGCACTGGGAGTGCTGGCCGAGCACGGCGGGGAGGCCCTGCTCCC ACACTACCCCAAGATCCTGGCCCTGCTGGCGGGGGGCAGCACCCAGGAGTCGAGCGCCCGTGTGCGGGACAACGTCTGTGGGGCCGTCGCCCGCATGGTCCTgagccagccccaggccctgcccctcagcCAG GTGTTCCCCGCCCTGCTCCGCTCCCTGCCCCTCACGGAGGATTTCGAGGAAAATAAAACCGTTTTCCGCTGCATCAGTTTCCTGTACGAGAACGCCCCCCAGCAG gtgcTGCAGCAGGTGGGGGAGGTGGTGCGGGCCAGCAGCACCGTCCTGGGGACTGACCATCTCCCAGCAG acGCCCAGGTCTCCCTTCTGTCGTTGCTGCGGCATCTCTCCGACCGCTGCCCCACGGAGTTCCAGGCGGCCCTGCTGGCCTTGCCCCCCAACGCCGGCGCCCAGATCCGTGGGGCCCTCAGCTCAGCATGA